One stretch of Longimicrobiaceae bacterium DNA includes these proteins:
- a CDS encoding AI-2E family transporter, which yields MNGRVGAGWVIVGLGLVILFLILPFTVGLMGAGVLYVVCAPVHRRLALRIGLRWAAAVVLLGALLLILIPGALLVTVAMDQGPEILRGLPQSPVFDRIAALRVGGVEIGAHLTSASGSLLSWLSQQALSVFGSITRTVLNLVITFFGLYYLLVARPGAWETVRSYLPFSPENADLLRARFHSVTEAALLGIALTAVVQGTMIGLGFWLVGLPNSLFWGMVTGIVSVLPVLGSAIVWFPAVVVLLLTERFGGAIALALIGGLGAANIDNIVRLIVFKRVSNIHPMVTLVGAFAGVRYMGLIGVLLGPLAITYFFELLRVYHAEHRRVEEGEKDAARPSWKTA from the coding sequence ATGAACGGGCGCGTGGGCGCCGGCTGGGTGATCGTCGGCCTCGGGCTGGTGATCCTCTTCCTCATCCTCCCCTTCACGGTGGGGTTGATGGGTGCCGGGGTGCTGTACGTGGTGTGCGCGCCGGTGCACCGCCGCCTCGCTCTGCGAATCGGGCTGCGGTGGGCAGCCGCCGTCGTGCTGTTGGGGGCGTTGCTGCTTATCCTGATCCCCGGCGCTCTGCTGGTTACCGTGGCGATGGACCAAGGTCCGGAGATCCTGCGAGGGCTTCCTCAAAGTCCTGTCTTCGACCGCATCGCCGCCCTGCGCGTGGGGGGAGTGGAAATCGGCGCCCACCTCACTTCCGCGAGCGGGAGCCTGCTGAGCTGGCTCTCGCAACAGGCGCTCAGCGTTTTTGGCAGCATCACCCGAACGGTCCTCAACCTCGTCATCACCTTCTTCGGGCTCTATTACCTGCTGGTCGCGCGGCCGGGTGCGTGGGAGACGGTGCGCAGCTACCTGCCCTTTTCGCCGGAGAACGCCGACCTGCTGCGCGCACGCTTCCACAGCGTGACCGAGGCCGCGCTGCTGGGGATCGCCCTCACCGCGGTGGTACAAGGGACGATGATCGGGCTGGGCTTCTGGCTGGTGGGGCTGCCGAATTCTCTCTTCTGGGGGATGGTGACGGGGATCGTATCGGTCTTGCCGGTTCTCGGCAGCGCCATCGTCTGGTTCCCGGCCGTGGTGGTCCTGCTCCTTACCGAACGATTCGGCGGCGCGATCGCGCTCGCCCTGATCGGGGGGCTGGGAGCCGCGAACATCGACAACATCGTGCGGCTCATCGTCTTCAAGCGGGTTTCCAACATCCACCCGATGGTGACGCTGGTCGGAGCCTTTGCTGGCGTCCGGTACATGGGGCTGATCGGCGTGCTGCTCGGCCCTCTGGCCATCACCTACTTCTTCGAGCTGCTACGGGTCTACCACGCCGAGCACAGGCGGGTCGAGGAAGGTGAGAAAGACGCCGCCAGGCCGTCGTGGAAGACGGCCTAG
- a CDS encoding cation-translocating P-type ATPase: protein MNARSMLRRLQGRGATTAEDREAVYYLRVTLVVGLSLILGAALSWFPAQPHPFRYVLFLLAYLAGGYRIALDSWEELRRGRLSIDFLMGAAAVGAAIVGSALEGVVLIFLFSLSKALEAHAMGRTRHAIARLMDLRPAEATLADGEGREIGRAPVEALIPGQAILVRPGERIPADGRVRDGRAEVDQAAITGESVPVRKEPGDEVYAGTINQSGSLVVEVTTRAGETMLARIVRLVEEAREERAPAQHFIDRFAHPYTLAVVLVTIVAAVAPPMLWGVQWDQAFYRAMTLLVVASPCALVISTPSAILSGIANGARHGVLFKGGAYLDLAGTIDTVAFDKTGTLTVGHPELVDIATGAELDPTGHFSSGSHDADELLRLAAAAERTSEHHLARAIVEAAEARGIVPALAEEFESFPGEGVVALVDGVRAWVGNHNMLRRQGVRLPPVAQGWTAEQTSRGRSVVYVGTGDELGGAMSFGDQLKPGVAAAIRHLKYEGIRWIAILSGDHPDAVRAVAAEVGADEVLADLLPHEKVDAVRTLVESSKGVAMVGDGINDAPAMAAATLGVAMGAIGTDVAIETADVVLISDDVGKVDYLIHLGKRTRRIVRQNVYFSVGWMLFLVVVTVTVGLPLPLAVVGHEGSTLLVAANGLRLLRGDPHPPTVPTSHHQRHRREAAPPPRVSTLRPP from the coding sequence ATGAACGCTCGCTCCATGTTACGTCGGCTGCAGGGCCGCGGGGCCACCACGGCAGAGGACCGCGAGGCCGTCTACTATCTTCGCGTAACGCTGGTGGTGGGGTTGTCTCTCATCCTGGGTGCGGCGCTCTCGTGGTTCCCCGCGCAGCCCCATCCCTTCCGCTACGTCCTTTTCCTGCTCGCCTACCTGGCGGGTGGGTATCGCATCGCGCTCGATAGCTGGGAAGAGCTTCGTCGCGGGCGCCTCTCCATAGATTTCCTGATGGGGGCGGCGGCTGTCGGGGCGGCGATCGTCGGCAGCGCGCTGGAGGGGGTCGTCCTGATCTTTCTCTTCTCCCTGTCCAAGGCCCTGGAGGCCCATGCAATGGGCCGCACCCGCCACGCGATCGCCCGGCTCATGGACCTGCGTCCGGCCGAGGCGACGCTTGCGGATGGCGAGGGAAGAGAAATCGGCCGGGCGCCGGTCGAGGCGCTGATCCCCGGCCAGGCGATCCTGGTACGTCCGGGGGAGCGCATCCCTGCCGACGGACGGGTTCGCGACGGCCGCGCGGAGGTGGATCAGGCCGCGATCACTGGCGAATCGGTGCCGGTTCGGAAGGAGCCGGGCGACGAAGTCTACGCCGGTACAATCAATCAGTCCGGCTCGCTGGTCGTGGAGGTGACCACGCGCGCCGGCGAGACGATGCTCGCCCGCATCGTGCGCCTCGTCGAGGAGGCCCGCGAGGAGCGGGCGCCCGCCCAGCACTTCATCGACCGCTTCGCCCACCCGTATACGCTCGCCGTCGTGCTGGTGACGATCGTCGCAGCGGTCGCCCCTCCGATGTTGTGGGGCGTCCAGTGGGACCAGGCCTTCTACCGGGCGATGACCCTGCTGGTGGTGGCGAGCCCATGTGCTCTGGTCATCTCCACTCCCTCCGCGATCCTCTCCGGGATCGCGAATGGCGCCAGGCACGGCGTTCTGTTCAAAGGAGGCGCCTACCTGGACCTGGCTGGAACCATCGACACGGTAGCTTTCGACAAGACGGGAACGCTCACGGTGGGGCATCCCGAGCTGGTGGATATCGCTACCGGCGCTGAGCTCGATCCTACCGGCCACTTCTCGTCAGGCAGCCATGACGCCGACGAGCTGCTGCGTCTGGCCGCCGCTGCGGAGCGCACATCCGAACACCACCTGGCGCGCGCCATCGTCGAGGCCGCCGAAGCGAGGGGCATCGTTCCCGCTCTCGCCGAGGAGTTCGAGTCCTTTCCGGGAGAAGGAGTCGTCGCGCTGGTCGACGGGGTTCGCGCCTGGGTGGGCAACCACAACATGCTGCGACGTCAGGGCGTCCGCCTGCCGCCCGTCGCCCAGGGCTGGACGGCGGAGCAGACCTCGCGCGGGCGTTCGGTGGTGTACGTCGGCACGGGCGACGAACTGGGTGGCGCGATGTCGTTCGGCGACCAGCTCAAGCCAGGAGTCGCGGCGGCAATACGGCACCTGAAGTATGAGGGGATCCGCTGGATCGCCATCCTTTCCGGCGACCACCCGGACGCGGTTCGCGCCGTCGCTGCCGAGGTGGGCGCGGACGAGGTGCTGGCGGACCTGCTACCCCACGAAAAGGTGGATGCGGTCCGGACCCTGGTAGAGAGCTCGAAGGGGGTTGCCATGGTCGGCGATGGCATCAACGACGCACCGGCCATGGCGGCGGCCACGCTGGGGGTCGCGATGGGCGCTATCGGCACCGACGTCGCGATCGAGACGGCGGACGTGGTGCTGATCAGCGACGACGTCGGCAAGGTCGACTACCTGATCCACCTCGGCAAACGGACGCGCCGAATCGTCCGCCAGAACGTGTACTTCAGCGTCGGCTGGATGCTCTTCCTCGTGGTGGTGACCGTGACCGTCGGGCTCCCCCTACCGCTCGCCGTGGTGGGTCACGAGGGCAGCACTCTGCTGGTAGCCGCCAACGGGTTGCGGCTTCTGCGAGGCGATCCTCATCCGCCCACCGTTCCCACCAGCCACCATCAGCGGCATCGCAGGGAGGCGGCGCCCCCGCCACGCGTATCGACGCTCAGGCCGCCCTAG
- a CDS encoding winged helix DNA-binding domain-containing protein has product MRAASAPVSDLARLRLQIQGIVPPRFERPEQPVGWLGAVQSQEYWYAKWSVGQRVAGCDEVAMDRALAEGTILRTHVLRPTWHHVLPEDILWMQHATAHRVRRMMAAYDRALELDEGEYVRAKEVIAAAVAGGRHHTRSELAEKLAEVGIEAKGQRLAHLVMRAELDGVICSGVPRGKQITYALVEERAPRARELDAEEALAELTLRYFSGHGPATEKDFRWWASLTAGEARRGMEMVAGQLERWQQGERTYWWIPTHSARTSTPEAGTAHLLQAYDEYVVGYSESRGTMDVAGIAGAAPGPLLHVLVFDGQVIARWRRRPGRGDPVIEIAFVRAVGSEERKAVHEAVGRFSTFYGNEPIVAEL; this is encoded by the coding sequence ATGAGAGCGGCTTCGGCTCCCGTGAGCGATCTGGCGAGGCTGCGACTCCAGATCCAGGGTATCGTTCCTCCTCGCTTCGAGCGACCGGAGCAGCCGGTGGGTTGGCTCGGTGCCGTGCAGTCGCAGGAGTACTGGTATGCCAAGTGGTCGGTCGGCCAACGTGTGGCGGGATGCGACGAGGTAGCGATGGACCGCGCGCTCGCCGAAGGAACAATCCTCCGCACCCACGTCCTGCGCCCCACCTGGCACCACGTGCTGCCCGAAGACATCCTCTGGATGCAGCATGCCACCGCCCACCGGGTGCGCAGGATGATGGCCGCCTACGATCGCGCGCTGGAGCTGGACGAAGGGGAGTATGTGCGGGCGAAGGAGGTGATCGCCGCCGCCGTGGCCGGAGGCAGGCACCACACCCGCAGCGAGCTGGCGGAGAAGCTGGCGGAGGTCGGCATCGAGGCGAAAGGACAACGCCTCGCGCACCTGGTGATGCGGGCGGAGCTCGACGGGGTCATCTGCAGCGGGGTTCCACGGGGGAAGCAGATCACCTACGCGCTGGTTGAGGAGCGCGCCCCGCGTGCCCGTGAGCTCGACGCCGAAGAGGCGTTGGCGGAGCTCACGCTCCGGTACTTCAGCGGCCACGGGCCGGCCACCGAGAAGGATTTCCGCTGGTGGGCGAGCCTGACGGCGGGGGAGGCACGGCGCGGCATGGAGATGGTGGCAGGACAGCTTGAACGCTGGCAGCAGGGTGAGCGAACCTACTGGTGGATTCCGACTCACTCGGCCCGCACCTCCACACCCGAAGCCGGAACCGCCCACCTCCTTCAGGCTTACGACGAGTACGTCGTTGGCTATTCCGAAAGCCGCGGCACCATGGACGTTGCCGGAATCGCAGGAGCCGCGCCGGGGCCGCTCCTACACGTGCTCGTTTTCGATGGACAGGTGATCGCTCGCTGGCGTCGGCGGCCGGGCAGAGGCGACCCGGTCATCGAGATCGCCTTCGTGCGGGCCGTCGGCTCGGAAGAGCGGAAGGCCGTGCACGAAGCCGTCGGACGGTTCAGCACCTTCTACGGGAATGAGCCGATCGTAGCGGAACTATGA